The following proteins are co-located in the Gloeocapsa sp. PCC 7428 genome:
- a CDS encoding SDR family oxidoreductase: MNRQILVTGATGNVGREVVRLLYDEGYHIKAAVRNLKNIDDALTPQVEYVVFDFQQYNTFSAALQGVSKLFLVRPPAIAQVKRYIHPVIDAAVAAGVQHIVFLSLLGAENNPIIPHAKIESYIKSVGISYTFLRASFFMQNLSTTHQEDIKHHEIFIPAGKGKTSFIDVRDIAAVAVKALTESGHENQAYALTGDEALDYYQVADLFTQILGKPVVYTNPSILQFFIRMSQRGLTLPFIAVMIAIYTTARLGLAATVTKDVEQILHRKPIRMQQFIADYRECW; encoded by the coding sequence ATGAATCGTCAAATTTTAGTCACAGGCGCAACGGGTAATGTCGGTCGTGAAGTTGTGCGCTTACTCTATGATGAAGGGTATCACATTAAAGCTGCGGTACGGAACTTAAAAAATATCGATGATGCGTTAACTCCTCAAGTCGAGTACGTCGTTTTTGACTTTCAGCAGTACAACACATTTAGTGCTGCATTACAAGGTGTCAGCAAACTTTTTCTGGTACGCCCTCCAGCGATCGCCCAAGTCAAACGCTATATTCATCCTGTAATTGATGCAGCGGTAGCAGCCGGTGTACAACATATCGTCTTTTTATCTTTGCTAGGCGCAGAGAATAACCCGATTATTCCTCACGCAAAGATTGAGTCATATATCAAATCAGTCGGCATATCCTACACATTTTTGCGTGCTAGTTTCTTTATGCAAAACCTCAGCACAACGCACCAAGAGGACATCAAGCATCACGAGATCTTCATTCCCGCAGGTAAAGGTAAGACAAGCTTTATTGATGTGCGCGATATCGCCGCTGTCGCGGTAAAAGCATTAACTGAATCTGGGCACGAAAACCAAGCGTATGCACTAACTGGAGATGAGGCACTAGACTACTATCAAGTCGCGGATCTTTTTACGCAGATCCTTGGCAAGCCAGTCGTTTATACTAACCCGTCTATTCTCCAATTTTTTATCAGAATGTCTCAACGAGGTTTAACCCTTCCGTTTATTGCTGTCATGATTGCCATCTACACAACAGCGCGGTTAGGACTTGCAGCAACAGTTACTAAAGATGTCGAGCAGATTTTACATCGTAAACCGATTCGGATGCAGCAATTTATCGCAGATTATCGAGAATGTTGGTAA
- a CDS encoding amylo-alpha-1,6-glucosidase, with protein MTPDTLMTTDRLDLDGRIFVPAHQLPIPEWPCVLSERPQPTLTVKDDDLFLVTDTLGNISGCVGVVDEQKASMGLFCNDTRFLSRLEMQIEGRSPVLLSSTADKGFLLSILCTNPTIEDRLNADALGIRREIALGGALFEEIEITNYSTSSVSFELSLSFDADFIDLFEIRGFRREKRGQLLRLALPVSDRDFEASRDGAAAYRLSQQEELTLAYQGLDGLLMESRIQFQHLKPKFFKGYTAVWQMELASHQTQKIGYRLQMLTHHQPASTVSAPTTLVQAKAAELLEEQNWRQHITQIRSDKVIFNRTIERAEQDLYLLRQSIGKDFGTCKVVSAGVPWFSALFGRDSLITASQTLMLNPAIARETLVILAAYQGKIEDEWREEEPGKILHELRMGEMARCQEVPHTPYYGTIDATPLWLMLYAEYYAWTHDNETLEQLWSNALAAMEWIDRNCQKTGYLSYFRTSRRGLVNQGWKDSGDCIVDRHGHLATGPIALCEVQAYVYAAKVRLAEIARMKKRIDLADRWQEDANRLKERFNRDFWMVDQDFCALALDGEGKQVDSITSNPGHCLHLGILTPEKAYSVAERLRAPDMFNGWGIRTLSSLSPAYNPMGYHIGSVWPHDNSMIAMGVRSLGLIDQALELSQSILEMTQRQPYQRPPELFCGYERTNDNDPVQYPVACSPQAWATGSIFQLLQMMVNLVPDAKNNCLRIIDPALPESINTLSIHNLRVGPTLLDLEFERSGNTTACRVAKKRGNLRVVIEA; from the coding sequence ATGACACCAGATACGCTGATGACAACCGATAGACTCGATCTGGACGGAAGAATTTTTGTTCCAGCACACCAGTTACCTATTCCTGAGTGGCCTTGTGTATTAAGTGAACGACCGCAACCAACGCTTACAGTCAAAGATGACGATTTATTTCTAGTTACTGATACGCTCGGAAATATTTCTGGCTGTGTGGGTGTCGTTGATGAGCAAAAAGCTAGTATGGGGCTATTTTGCAACGATACTCGCTTTCTCAGTCGGTTAGAGATGCAAATCGAAGGGCGATCGCCTGTTCTTCTCAGCAGCACCGCTGATAAAGGCTTTTTGCTTTCCATCTTGTGTACTAATCCGACAATTGAAGACCGTCTAAACGCTGATGCACTAGGAATTCGCCGCGAAATTGCGCTGGGAGGCGCACTGTTTGAAGAAATCGAAATCACAAATTACAGTACCAGTTCGGTAAGCTTTGAACTGAGTCTCAGCTTTGACGCTGATTTTATTGATTTATTTGAAATTCGGGGGTTTCGGCGGGAAAAACGCGGTCAATTGCTACGTCTGGCGCTACCGGTTAGCGATCGCGACTTTGAAGCCTCGCGTGACGGTGCGGCTGCTTACCGTTTGAGTCAACAAGAAGAACTGACTTTAGCGTATCAAGGCTTAGATGGGCTGTTGATGGAATCGCGCATTCAGTTCCAGCATCTCAAGCCAAAGTTTTTCAAAGGTTACACTGCGGTTTGGCAGATGGAATTAGCTTCGCATCAAACGCAGAAGATCGGCTATCGGCTACAAATGCTTACCCATCACCAACCAGCTTCTACAGTCAGCGCGCCGACAACGCTAGTGCAGGCAAAAGCGGCTGAATTATTAGAAGAGCAAAATTGGCGACAACACATTACGCAAATTCGGTCGGACAAAGTTATTTTTAACCGTACCATCGAACGCGCAGAACAAGATCTATATCTCTTACGACAGTCAATCGGAAAAGATTTTGGTACGTGCAAAGTTGTTTCAGCTGGAGTTCCTTGGTTTTCGGCATTATTTGGGCGTGACTCGCTGATTACAGCGTCTCAAACATTGATGTTGAATCCAGCGATCGCCCGCGAAACACTCGTAATTCTCGCAGCTTACCAAGGTAAAATAGAAGACGAGTGGCGCGAAGAAGAACCAGGTAAGATTTTGCACGAGCTACGTATGGGCGAAATGGCACGCTGCCAAGAAGTTCCTCATACACCGTACTACGGCACAATCGATGCAACTCCTTTGTGGTTGATGCTCTACGCAGAATACTACGCTTGGACGCACGACAATGAAACGCTAGAGCAACTGTGGTCGAATGCGCTAGCCGCGATGGAGTGGATCGACCGCAATTGTCAAAAAACCGGATACCTCAGCTACTTCCGAACTTCCCGACGCGGTTTAGTTAACCAAGGCTGGAAAGATTCGGGTGACTGTATTGTAGACCGTCATGGACACTTAGCAACCGGACCAATTGCCCTTTGCGAAGTGCAAGCTTATGTTTATGCAGCAAAAGTCCGCTTGGCAGAAATTGCCCGCATGAAAAAGCGGATCGACTTAGCAGATCGCTGGCAAGAAGATGCAAATCGCTTGAAAGAGCGATTTAACCGTGACTTTTGGATGGTTGATCAAGATTTCTGTGCTTTAGCTTTAGACGGCGAAGGCAAGCAAGTTGACAGTATTACATCTAATCCTGGTCATTGTCTGCACCTGGGAATTCTCACCCCTGAAAAAGCGTATAGCGTAGCCGAACGCTTACGCGCACCGGATATGTTTAATGGATGGGGCATTCGCACTTTGAGCAGTTTGTCGCCAGCCTATAATCCGATGGGGTATCACATCGGTTCAGTTTGGCCGCATGATAATTCGATGATTGCGATGGGCGTGCGATCGCTCGGATTAATCGATCAAGCGCTCGAACTTTCTCAAAGTATTCTTGAGATGACCCAACGTCAACCGTATCAACGTCCACCTGAACTGTTTTGCGGCTACGAACGCACAAACGATAACGATCCCGTACAGTATCCAGTCGCGTGTTCGCCGCAGGCTTGGGCAACAGGTAGTATTTTTCAGTTACTACAAATGATGGTCAACCTTGTTCCTGATGCTAAAAACAATTGCTTACGGATCATTGACCCTGCTTTACCCGAATCGATTAATACTTTATCAATACACAATTTGCGCGTTGGTCCTACTTTACTCGATTTAGAATTTGAGCGATCGGGCAATACAACTGCGTGTCGCGTCGCTAAGAAACGCGGTAATTTGCGAGTTGTGATTGAAGCTTAA
- the trpE gene encoding anthranilate synthase component I yields MVFPNFSEFSALAQQGNFVPVYQEWVADLDTPVSAWYKVCWNQPYSFLLESVEGGENIGRYSFVGCDPLWILEARGNRTTQRHRDGSEIVFEGDPFTVLAECLAPYHPVKLPQLPPGIGGLFGFWGYELIRWIEPRVPVHEASDTDLPDGLWMQVDHLLIFDQVKRKIWAVAYADLREAQGDLQQAYQKAENRVTQMVSKLQLSLSSKDTVLEWTPPISNTPKLDYTSNTSRAAFCANVQKAKEYIHAGDIFQVVLSQRLSTKYSGDPFSLYRSLRLINPSPYMAYFHFHDWQIIGSSPEVMVKAERDENNRLIATVRPIAGTRPRGKTPQEDAALAEDLLQDPKEVAEHVMLVDLGRNDLGRVCRSGTVKVDELMVIERYSHVMHIVSNVVGELAPGQSAWNLLKACFPAGTVSGAPKIRAMEIIYELEKCRRGPYSGAYGYYDFEGQLNSAIAIRTMIVRNQTVSVQAGAGLVADSDPDKEYEETLNKARGLLEAIRCLRPS; encoded by the coding sequence ATGGTTTTCCCTAATTTTTCCGAGTTCTCAGCCTTAGCGCAGCAAGGCAATTTCGTGCCAGTGTACCAAGAATGGGTCGCTGATTTAGACACGCCTGTTTCTGCTTGGTACAAGGTTTGTTGGAATCAACCGTATAGCTTTTTGTTGGAATCGGTAGAAGGTGGCGAGAACATCGGGCGCTATAGCTTCGTTGGCTGCGATCCGCTGTGGATTTTAGAAGCTAGGGGAAATCGCACAACACAACGCCATCGAGATGGTTCGGAAATTGTCTTTGAGGGCGATCCGTTTACAGTTTTAGCCGAATGTTTAGCCCCTTATCATCCTGTGAAGTTGCCGCAACTTCCTCCAGGAATTGGTGGCTTGTTTGGGTTTTGGGGATATGAATTAATTCGTTGGATCGAACCGCGCGTTCCAGTTCATGAAGCCAGTGATACAGATTTACCTGATGGATTGTGGATGCAGGTCGATCATCTCTTGATTTTTGACCAAGTTAAGCGCAAAATCTGGGCGGTTGCTTATGCCGATCTACGCGAGGCGCAAGGCGATTTGCAGCAAGCATATCAAAAGGCCGAAAACCGCGTGACTCAAATGGTTAGCAAGCTACAGCTATCTTTGTCGTCTAAAGATACTGTTTTAGAATGGACTCCGCCTATTAGTAATACTCCCAAGCTAGACTATACGAGCAACACGTCGCGCGCCGCCTTTTGTGCTAATGTCCAAAAAGCAAAAGAATATATTCATGCTGGCGATATTTTCCAAGTTGTTCTCTCGCAGCGACTGTCTACTAAGTACTCAGGCGATCCGTTTTCGCTGTATCGTTCTTTACGCTTAATCAATCCTTCGCCATACATGGCTTATTTTCACTTCCATGATTGGCAGATCATTGGTTCGAGTCCCGAAGTGATGGTCAAGGCGGAACGCGATGAAAATAATCGCCTGATAGCAACAGTACGACCGATCGCCGGAACGCGCCCGCGAGGTAAAACACCGCAAGAAGATGCGGCTTTAGCAGAAGATTTATTACAAGACCCAAAAGAAGTCGCAGAACACGTGATGCTTGTTGATTTGGGACGCAACGATCTCGGACGTGTTTGCCGAAGCGGTACGGTCAAAGTTGACGAATTGATGGTAATTGAGCGATATTCGCACGTGATGCATATCGTCAGCAATGTCGTAGGAGAACTTGCGCCTGGACAAAGTGCTTGGAATTTACTCAAAGCTTGCTTTCCCGCAGGGACTGTCAGTGGTGCGCCAAAAATTCGAGCGATGGAAATTATTTATGAATTGGAAAAATGCCGTCGCGGACCTTATTCGGGTGCGTATGGTTATTACGATTTTGAAGGACAACTCAATAGCGCGATCGCAATTCGCACCATGATTGTCCGCAACCAAACGGTAAGTGTGCAAGCTGGGGCGGGTTTAGTTGCGGATTCTGACCCTGATAAAGAATACGAAGAAACCCTGAACAAAGCCAGGGGTCTTTTAGAAGCGATTCGCTGTTTACGTCCGAGTTAA
- a CDS encoding M28 family peptidase has product MSLELKERLFAHLQQIACDRDPYLATAGHFFVQHYIYQELEKYGSVESFEFTVRGKTHQNLILNLPGKQQGFPILVGAHYDAVPGTPGADDNATGVAVLLELARIFASNPAKHPLRLVAFDLEEYGLLGGSGASEYAVHLRQQNQPLRLMISLEMLGYCDSTPGSQQYPIRLLERLYPNCGNFIGLIGNLPTILDLVYLSRSIRQAGVSSEWLPVFNKGLIVPQTRLSDHAHFWDQGYPAMMITDTAMLRNPHYHKASDTIETLNLDFLAGVCLGLVQGLQSL; this is encoded by the coding sequence ATGTCACTTGAGTTAAAAGAACGCTTATTTGCTCATCTGCAACAAATTGCCTGCGATCGCGACCCTTATTTAGCGACAGCAGGGCATTTTTTTGTTCAACACTACATCTATCAAGAGCTAGAAAAATATGGAAGTGTAGAAAGTTTTGAATTTACTGTTAGAGGTAAAACGCATCAAAATTTAATTCTCAATCTACCAGGTAAACAGCAGGGCTTTCCGATTTTAGTCGGCGCACATTATGATGCTGTACCAGGAACGCCAGGCGCAGACGACAATGCAACAGGTGTTGCTGTTTTATTAGAATTAGCGCGAATTTTTGCAAGCAATCCTGCAAAACATCCTTTACGCTTAGTTGCTTTCGATCTTGAAGAGTATGGCTTACTCGGTGGATCTGGTGCTTCTGAGTACGCAGTTCACTTACGCCAACAAAATCAACCACTGCGTTTAATGATTTCCCTGGAAATGTTAGGTTATTGCGATTCTACTCCAGGGTCACAACAATATCCAATTCGCTTACTAGAACGGTTATATCCGAATTGTGGTAATTTTATCGGTCTAATTGGTAATCTACCGACAATTTTAGACTTGGTTTACCTTAGCCGTAGCATTCGTCAAGCGGGAGTATCAAGCGAATGGCTACCGGTATTCAATAAAGGTTTAATTGTTCCACAAACTCGACTTAGCGATCACGCTCATTTTTGGGATCAAGGCTATCCAGCAATGATGATTACAGATACTGCTATGTTACGCAATCCACACTATCATAAAGCAAGTGATACGATTGAAACTCTTAACTTAGATTTTCTTGCAGGTGTTTGTCTAGGATTAGTGCAAGGATTACAATCTTTATGA
- a CDS encoding MHYT domain-containing protein, with translation MTVIYNPYLVIVSAFIAVLASYTALDLAGRVATSQGADRKVWLVGGAIAMGTGIWSMHFIGMLAFSLHSSAQQIPVGYNLPITIISLLAAIFAAGLSLSLVSRPRVGLPTLLTSAILMGVGIGAMHYLGMAAMQMTAVIRYDPILFLLSVALAVVVSLVALKLSIKFRRQTQNVSKKPQLIISALIMGAGILSLHYTGMAAARFTEDYERYVESATINNSSLAFYVACFTFLILGATLAITSDKAGREYGMRDY, from the coding sequence ATGACAGTTATATACAATCCTTATTTAGTTATTGTCTCAGCATTTATTGCTGTACTTGCTTCTTACACTGCACTCGATTTGGCTGGTCGAGTAGCAACTTCTCAAGGCGCTGACCGCAAAGTGTGGTTAGTAGGAGGTGCGATCGCAATGGGAACAGGCATTTGGTCGATGCACTTTATTGGGATGCTTGCCTTCTCATTACATAGCTCAGCACAACAAATTCCTGTTGGTTACAATTTACCAATAACAATAATTTCCCTATTAGCAGCTATATTTGCTGCTGGCTTATCCCTATCACTCGTTAGCCGTCCTCGCGTTGGTTTACCAACTTTATTAACGAGTGCCATTTTGATGGGTGTTGGGATTGGGGCGATGCATTATCTAGGAATGGCAGCCATGCAAATGACCGCAGTCATTCGTTACGATCCGATTTTATTTTTGCTTTCAGTAGCGCTTGCGGTTGTTGTGTCGTTGGTCGCATTAAAACTGTCAATCAAATTTCGGCGTCAAACTCAGAATGTCAGCAAAAAGCCACAGTTGATTATTAGCGCACTCATTATGGGTGCGGGTATTCTCTCGCTGCACTATACTGGCATGGCAGCCGCAAGATTTACCGAAGATTACGAACGCTATGTCGAGAGTGCAACGATTAATAATAGCTCCCTAGCATTCTACGTCGCTTGCTTCACGTTTCTCATCTTAGGTGCAACCTTGGCTATTACCTCCGACAAGGCTGGTAGAGAATACGGTATGCGAGATTATTAG
- a CDS encoding PhzF family phenazine biosynthesis protein: MKFYIVDVFAEEKYAGNQLAVFIELGVLSTQQMQKIAKEMNYSETTFITSLELQEGGYAVRIFTPEQELPFAGHPTLGTAYILQKEINLPVEQIILNLQVGQIPVTLHYLDESIEELWMQQKPPTFHQTFTAETIAPILNLDLDEIDSSYPIQEVSTGIPFIIVPLKKLSSLKRIKINRDKYFELVEQTQAKAILTFCPETNKAENDLAVRMFADAVGVPEDPATGSANGCLAGYLVKYSYFNTDSIDVRVEQGYEIGRPSLLLLKAEKNEAEIKVFVGGKVIMVAQGEFV, from the coding sequence ATGAAATTTTACATTGTAGATGTATTTGCTGAAGAAAAATATGCAGGTAATCAACTCGCAGTTTTTATAGAATTAGGTGTCCTCTCAACACAGCAGATGCAGAAAATTGCTAAGGAAATGAACTATTCGGAAACCACTTTTATTACCTCTTTAGAACTGCAAGAAGGAGGTTACGCTGTACGAATATTCACGCCAGAACAAGAATTGCCTTTTGCAGGACATCCGACTTTAGGCACAGCTTACATCCTACAAAAAGAAATTAATCTTCCTGTCGAGCAGATTATCTTAAACTTACAAGTTGGACAGATACCTGTAACTCTTCATTATTTAGATGAAAGTATAGAAGAATTGTGGATGCAGCAAAAGCCACCAACATTTCATCAAACTTTTACAGCAGAAACCATAGCCCCAATTTTGAATTTAGACTTAGATGAAATAGATTCAAGTTATCCTATTCAAGAGGTATCTACAGGAATACCATTTATTATTGTTCCTTTGAAAAAGCTCTCAAGTCTAAAACGTATTAAAATTAATCGAGATAAATATTTTGAATTAGTAGAACAAACACAAGCAAAAGCAATTCTTACTTTCTGCCCAGAAACAAATAAAGCTGAGAATGACTTAGCTGTTAGGATGTTTGCTGATGCTGTTGGTGTTCCAGAAGATCCCGCAACAGGCAGTGCAAATGGTTGTCTAGCGGGGTATTTAGTCAAATATTCCTATTTTAATACTGATTCAATCGACGTGCGCGTTGAGCAAGGATATGAAATAGGAAGACCTTCATTGCTATTACTGAAAGCCGAGAAAAATGAGGCAGAAATAAAAGTTTTTGTCGGTGGTAAAGTAATTATGGTGGCGCAGGGTGAGTTTGTTTAA
- a CDS encoding glycosyltransferase family 4 protein, whose translation MKIAQVAPLWERVPPFRYGGIELIVSLLTDELVRRGHEVTLFASGDSITTAHLMSVHEQALRLDPSIREPGIYEQLMLSDVYSSAHHFDIIHSHVGCAALPYTHFVKTPTVHTMHGIFTPDNEKMFRRFAWQPYISISEAQREPRLGLNYIHTVYNGIDTAAYPFQPTPTQPAYLAFVGRLSPEKGPLQAIQIARAAGLPLKMAGKIDAVDRDFYQEKIESEIDGEQIQYLGEVSHEQKVELLRGATVTLFPITWREPFGLVMIESMATGTPVIGMGLGSVPEVIAHGKTGFVCHSMEKMIEAIPAAMKLDRQTCRDYVVNHFSVQSMTDEYEKAFQMVLS comes from the coding sequence ATGAAAATTGCCCAAGTTGCTCCTTTATGGGAGCGCGTTCCGCCCTTTCGCTATGGTGGTATCGAACTCATTGTCAGTTTATTGACTGATGAGTTGGTTCGCCGTGGTCATGAAGTAACTTTGTTTGCCTCTGGTGACTCGATTACAACGGCACATTTAATGTCAGTGCATGAGCAAGCTTTGCGGCTTGATCCAAGTATTCGAGAGCCAGGAATTTATGAACAACTGATGTTGTCTGACGTTTATAGCTCGGCGCATCACTTTGATATCATTCATTCACACGTAGGCTGTGCAGCGCTGCCGTATACTCATTTTGTCAAAACGCCGACTGTACACACAATGCACGGTATCTTTACGCCTGACAATGAAAAAATGTTTCGGCGATTTGCTTGGCAACCGTACATTAGTATCAGTGAGGCACAACGCGAACCTCGCTTAGGTTTAAACTACATTCACACGGTTTATAACGGCATTGATACCGCTGCTTATCCCTTTCAACCTACACCCACACAACCCGCATATCTTGCGTTTGTCGGCAGACTTTCGCCAGAAAAAGGACCACTGCAAGCGATTCAAATTGCGCGTGCCGCTGGTTTACCGTTAAAAATGGCGGGCAAGATTGATGCTGTTGACCGCGATTTTTATCAGGAAAAAATAGAATCAGAAATTGATGGCGAGCAGATTCAGTATTTAGGTGAGGTTTCCCACGAACAGAAAGTAGAATTGCTACGTGGAGCTACCGTAACGCTATTTCCGATCACCTGGCGCGAACCTTTTGGCTTGGTAATGATCGAGTCTATGGCAACAGGGACGCCAGTCATTGGTATGGGACTTGGTTCGGTACCTGAAGTGATCGCGCATGGAAAAACTGGCTTCGTCTGCCACTCTATGGAAAAAATGATTGAGGCGATTCCAGCGGCAATGAAACTCGATCGCCAAACTTGCCGCGATTATGTTGTCAACCACTTTAGCGTTCAGTCCATGACGGATGAGTACGAAAAAGCGTTTCAAATGGTATTGTCTTGA
- a CDS encoding DICT sensory domain-containing protein: MSIKTSVVSELLQALPQLRTQIYFKSSLTALSHAMEDQVLAAMTQNSLLIASFQRESFYRQEANRYRRLAQKSNQVYVLAAAETDFSNASEEYETVAFDPYQDALRHEWHLVVISQHYTTCLVCRERQNPALELYSAELPVSFDMDPARQFEGIWTSDREASHIAADILLQRILTYRPELRTKINQAQRDFGLLRFSSRASSSTSTRKVVGKQQRSSQRVDSDPFVQRLVTYLQASQYKLLKAYGSIALQERKERLVNSITAAIRRGSNSGQPLHPQEILKVAVQQLGKAVYASRCLIYRAQSTDATATISHEFVSSAEVSSLIGKTLPLRQNPLFQEVVRQQERVYVADTHSDQRIGTSQVLAAFVEQWAICSWLVVPIFYQGKLLGIIELHHCGETTYQWQKDDTALVEAIATQIGATLIQAEAYANLEDLNQQLEALDRTRSNLIAITGHELRTPLSTIQVCLESLASEPDMPLELQQVMLNTALADSERMRKLIQDFLTLSNLESGRIQWHLESLPLEECISLAISRTRTRTSTEDLPEIVIQIPQELPLVRVDGDWLVEVISKLLDNACKFTPADGQITIAARCNGSQMLEVIVADTGRGIEPNRLEVVFDRFYQEEGALRRTAGGTGLGLAICRQIVNSWGGQIWAESAGKDRGSQFHFTVPISENRHEQMSLVTSG; encoded by the coding sequence ATGAGTATTAAGACTTCGGTAGTGAGCGAGTTACTGCAAGCCTTGCCTCAACTGCGAACTCAAATTTATTTCAAATCTTCTTTAACGGCGCTGTCGCACGCGATGGAAGATCAAGTACTAGCTGCGATGACGCAGAACTCATTGCTCATCGCTAGTTTCCAACGGGAAAGTTTTTATCGCCAGGAAGCAAATCGTTACCGCCGACTCGCGCAAAAAAGCAATCAAGTTTATGTTTTAGCGGCAGCCGAAACTGATTTTTCTAACGCATCAGAAGAATATGAGACAGTAGCTTTTGATCCCTATCAAGATGCGTTACGTCATGAATGGCATTTAGTCGTTATTTCACAACACTACACAACGTGTCTCGTATGCCGCGAACGACAAAATCCAGCACTGGAGCTATATTCAGCTGAATTACCCGTCAGTTTTGACATGGACCCAGCGCGCCAATTTGAGGGAATTTGGACATCAGACCGCGAAGCGAGTCATATTGCCGCCGATATTTTGCTACAACGGATTTTGACGTATCGACCGGAATTACGCACTAAAATTAACCAAGCGCAGCGCGACTTTGGTTTGTTACGTTTTTCGAGTCGTGCATCTTCGTCAACATCGACGCGCAAGGTAGTCGGGAAGCAACAACGCTCATCACAGCGCGTTGATTCAGATCCTTTTGTGCAGCGCTTAGTCACGTATCTGCAAGCGAGTCAATACAAGTTACTTAAAGCATACGGTTCGATCGCATTACAAGAGCGCAAAGAACGTTTGGTGAACTCGATTACTGCGGCGATTCGTCGGGGTAGCAATAGCGGTCAGCCGCTGCATCCACAAGAAATTTTGAAGGTAGCCGTACAGCAGTTAGGCAAAGCAGTTTATGCGAGTCGCTGCTTAATTTATCGCGCGCAATCAACAGATGCTACGGCGACAATTAGCCATGAGTTTGTGAGTTCCGCAGAAGTCTCATCGCTCATTGGAAAAACGCTACCTTTAAGGCAAAATCCTTTATTTCAAGAAGTTGTACGGCAGCAAGAGCGCGTTTATGTTGCTGATACTCACAGCGATCAACGAATTGGCACCTCTCAAGTTTTAGCAGCTTTTGTTGAGCAATGGGCAATTTGCTCTTGGTTGGTGGTGCCGATATTCTATCAAGGCAAATTGTTAGGAATAATTGAGTTACATCATTGTGGTGAGACGACTTATCAATGGCAAAAAGATGATACGGCGTTGGTAGAAGCGATCGCAACCCAAATCGGTGCTACCTTAATCCAAGCTGAAGCTTATGCTAACTTAGAAGATCTCAATCAGCAGCTAGAGGCATTAGACCGTACTCGTAGCAATTTAATCGCGATCACAGGTCACGAATTACGCACGCCGCTTTCAACGATCCAAGTATGTTTAGAAAGCCTTGCAAGTGAACCTGATATGCCGCTCGAACTACAGCAAGTTATGCTTAATACTGCGTTAGCAGACTCAGAGCGGATGCGCAAGTTAATTCAAGACTTCTTGACGCTCTCTAACTTAGAAAGTGGTCGTATCCAATGGCATCTTGAGTCTTTACCGCTAGAAGAGTGCATCAGCTTAGCGATTAGCCGCACGCGTACGCGGACAAGCACGGAAGATTTGCCAGAAATTGTGATTCAAATTCCTCAAGAATTACCGTTAGTGCGAGTTGATGGCGATTGGCTCGTTGAGGTAATTTCCAAACTCCTGGATAATGCTTGTAAATTTACACCAGCCGACGGTCAAATTACGATCGCAGCGCGCTGTAATGGCAGCCAAATGCTCGAAGTGATCGTCGCTGACACAGGTCGCGGTATCGAACCTAACCGCTTAGAAGTCGTCTTTGACCGCTTTTATCAAGAAGAAGGAGCGCTACGCCGTACCGCAGGTGGCACAGGTTTAGGACTAGCAATTTGTCGTCAAATTGTCAATAGCTGGGGCGGTCAAATTTGGGCAGAATCTGCGGGAAAAGATCGAGGAAGCCAGTTTCACTTTACAGTTCCAATTAGTGAAAATCGTCACGAGCAAATGTCATTAGTGACGAGTGGCTAG